A section of the Kribbella voronezhensis genome encodes:
- a CDS encoding alpha-L-arabinofuranosidase B produces the protein MARRSRFLLPQAALAVAGALVASLVVGGGTSQAATQGPCDLYAAGGTPCVAAHSTTRALYGSYTGPLYQVRRASDNATRDIAPLTAGGVANAGTQDSFCSGTTCLITIIYDQSGRNNRLTQAPPGGFSGPAAGGYDNLANATAAPITVGGHKAYGVYVAPGTGYRNNNTNGVATGDQSEGMYAVFDGTHYNGGCCFDYGNAETNSRDNGNGTMEAIYFGNSRSWGSGAGNGPWIMADLENGLFSGVNTGNNANDPTISHRFLTAIVKGGQNRWAIRGGNAQSGGVSTFYNGVRPNAPGYNPMKKEGAIILGIGGDNSVGARGTFYEGVMTSGYPSDSTENAVQANITAAGYATNSSGTGLTPGSAVSLRATTACCTDRYIHHTGSTVDTAVIGSGSSTTEKANASWTVRAGLGNSSCVSFESRNTAGQYLRHYNYKLQLQANDGTSQFAQDATFCPEGGRNGQGVSLRSLNFSDRYVRHYNNIVYIAANGGSNAFDSINAYADDVSWLVSSPWG, from the coding sequence ATGGCACGAAGGTCGAGATTCTTGCTCCCGCAGGCGGCGCTTGCCGTCGCCGGCGCGCTCGTCGCGAGCCTGGTGGTCGGCGGCGGCACGTCCCAGGCGGCCACCCAGGGGCCGTGCGACCTGTACGCGGCCGGTGGTACGCCGTGCGTCGCCGCGCACAGCACCACCCGGGCGTTGTACGGCTCCTACACCGGCCCGCTCTACCAGGTCCGGCGCGCGTCGGACAACGCCACCCGGGACATCGCCCCGCTGACCGCGGGCGGCGTTGCGAACGCCGGCACGCAGGATTCGTTCTGCTCGGGAACCACCTGTCTGATCACGATCATCTACGACCAGTCGGGCCGCAACAACCGCCTGACGCAGGCGCCGCCCGGCGGCTTCAGCGGCCCGGCCGCGGGTGGGTACGACAACCTCGCCAACGCCACCGCGGCACCGATCACCGTCGGCGGCCACAAGGCGTACGGCGTCTATGTTGCCCCCGGCACCGGTTACCGCAACAACAACACCAACGGCGTCGCGACCGGTGACCAGTCGGAGGGCATGTACGCCGTGTTCGACGGCACCCACTACAACGGCGGCTGCTGCTTCGACTACGGCAATGCCGAGACCAACAGCCGCGACAACGGCAACGGCACGATGGAGGCCATCTACTTCGGCAACAGCAGGTCGTGGGGCTCCGGTGCCGGCAACGGTCCGTGGATCATGGCCGACCTCGAGAACGGCCTCTTCTCCGGGGTGAACACGGGGAACAACGCCAACGACCCGACCATCAGCCACCGCTTCCTGACCGCCATCGTCAAGGGCGGCCAGAACCGCTGGGCGATCCGTGGCGGGAACGCACAGTCCGGTGGCGTGTCGACCTTCTACAACGGGGTCCGTCCCAACGCCCCGGGCTACAACCCGATGAAGAAGGAGGGCGCCATCATCCTGGGCATCGGCGGTGACAACAGTGTCGGTGCTCGCGGCACCTTCTACGAAGGCGTGATGACGTCGGGCTACCCGTCGGACTCGACCGAGAACGCGGTCCAGGCCAACATCACCGCGGCCGGCTACGCCACGAACTCCAGTGGAACCGGCCTGACGCCCGGCTCGGCCGTTTCCCTGCGCGCCACCACTGCCTGCTGCACTGACCGCTACATCCACCACACCGGTTCGACCGTCGACACCGCGGTCATCGGCAGCGGCAGCTCCACCACCGAGAAGGCCAACGCGTCCTGGACCGTACGGGCCGGGCTCGGCAACAGCTCCTGCGTGTCCTTCGAGTCCAGGAACACGGCCGGGCAGTACCTGCGGCACTACAACTACAAGCTTCAGCTGCAGGCCAACGACGGGACGTCGCAGTTCGCTCAGGATGCGACGTTCTGCCCGGAGGGCGGCCGCAACGGTCAAGGCGTCTCGCTCAGATCGCTCAACTTCTCCGACCGGTACGTCCGGCACTACAACAACATCGTCTACATCGCGGCCAACGGGGGCTCGAACGCCTTCGACAGCATCAACGCGTACGCCGACGACGTGAGCTGGCTGGTCAGCTCACCCTGGGGCTGA
- a CDS encoding carboxylate-amine ligase, with protein MADIRSVQPAELGAVHPVLGAAGLDELPPRATAEPSIAEPVDAELLRSLFASTVPGTVGFEEELLLVRRDNWLPADAAGLVQDVGDPRVKPELPACQLEIATSVHTDVAGAVEELRACRALIAAACDPELAPIAAPVHPLLDRSTALSRTERAAGLSARYPEVINRQLVSSLQVHLAFGDADCTLAVYHALRDLLPELAALAASAPFAAGRDTGLCSIRPVIASQLPRQGVPPIIDSWEQFADDLAWLARGGAVADAAEWWWELRPHLRYGTLELRVLDVQATTEQTSAIAQLVQALAAQLTDRYHLGELGPPTPSWKIAENRWAALRDGVGGELLDLRTGEARPTSRCLHDLIDGAEHYAAGGLDGVRAMVENPPVKQLRALGPQRVVPWLAEVFPA; from the coding sequence ATGGCCGACATCAGGTCCGTTCAACCGGCAGAGCTGGGAGCCGTCCACCCTGTCCTGGGTGCGGCCGGGCTCGACGAGTTGCCACCGAGAGCTACCGCTGAGCCGTCGATCGCCGAGCCGGTCGACGCGGAGCTGCTCCGGTCGTTGTTCGCGAGCACCGTCCCGGGAACCGTGGGCTTCGAAGAGGAGCTTCTGCTGGTACGCCGGGACAACTGGCTGCCCGCAGATGCCGCGGGGCTGGTCCAGGATGTCGGCGACCCCCGGGTCAAACCCGAGCTCCCGGCGTGCCAGCTCGAGATCGCGACCTCCGTCCATACCGATGTCGCCGGTGCTGTCGAAGAGCTTCGCGCCTGTCGAGCCCTGATCGCCGCCGCCTGCGATCCAGAGCTGGCCCCGATCGCGGCGCCCGTCCATCCACTCCTCGACCGATCCACCGCACTGTCCCGTACGGAGCGCGCCGCCGGCCTGAGCGCTCGCTACCCCGAGGTCATCAATCGGCAATTGGTCTCGTCGTTGCAGGTGCACCTGGCCTTCGGCGACGCCGATTGCACGCTGGCGGTGTACCACGCGCTGCGCGATCTCCTGCCCGAACTGGCCGCCCTGGCGGCCTCCGCTCCCTTCGCCGCCGGACGGGACACCGGTCTGTGCTCCATACGCCCGGTGATCGCCTCGCAACTCCCGCGTCAAGGTGTGCCGCCGATCATCGACTCCTGGGAGCAGTTCGCCGACGACCTGGCCTGGCTGGCCCGCGGCGGCGCGGTGGCGGACGCCGCGGAATGGTGGTGGGAGCTCCGGCCGCACCTTCGGTACGGCACCCTCGAACTCCGGGTGCTCGACGTCCAGGCGACCACCGAGCAGACCAGCGCGATCGCCCAGCTCGTCCAAGCTCTCGCGGCCCAACTGACAGACCGGTACCACCTCGGCGAGCTCGGCCCACCGACGCCGTCGTGGAAGATCGCGGAGAACCGCTGGGCCGCCCTGCGAGACGGAGTCGGCGGCGAGCTGCTCGACCTTCGAACCGGCGAGGCCCGGCCCACCAGTCGCTGTCTGCACGACCTCATCGACGGCGCCGAGCACTACGCGGCCGGCGGCCTGGACGGCGTACGGGCGATGGTCGAGAACCCACCGGTGAAGCAGTTGCGAGCGCTCGGGCCGCAACGGGTCGTTCCCTGGCTGGCGGAGGTGTTCCCGGCATGA
- a CDS encoding ANTAR domain-containing protein: MQPSPDSPGPRFRWAARPCSDLEVDLDFTPPLLIARLIGRLTSRSGRPLRSILHDASTQRPERILIDATTLAPSDETGLTALAEAVVHSAAGLPVGVAGFRRAQRLLLHRLCGDRPQQLRTFETVAEAVEGMLATPGAALPDQQTLLAEVRQLHRALLSRATIDQAKGILMAVYGLEADAAFAMLTWHSRNSRVPLRVLAEHFVAAVRQRQGGQLEPVTTDALLVDIAAGLRSGNYTA, translated from the coding sequence GTGCAACCATCCCCTGACAGTCCCGGACCACGGTTCCGCTGGGCGGCCCGGCCGTGCTCCGACCTCGAGGTCGACCTGGATTTCACTCCCCCGTTGCTGATCGCCCGGCTGATCGGCCGGCTCACCAGCCGCTCGGGCCGGCCGCTGCGCTCGATCCTGCACGACGCGTCGACTCAGCGACCCGAGCGCATCCTGATCGACGCGACGACGCTCGCCCCTTCGGACGAAACCGGGCTGACGGCGCTGGCCGAGGCCGTCGTCCACAGTGCGGCCGGGTTACCGGTCGGGGTCGCCGGTTTCCGCCGGGCGCAGCGCCTGCTTCTGCACCGGCTCTGCGGTGATCGCCCCCAGCAGCTCCGGACGTTCGAGACGGTCGCCGAGGCCGTCGAGGGGATGCTGGCCACACCGGGAGCCGCGCTGCCCGATCAGCAGACCCTGCTGGCCGAAGTACGGCAGCTCCACCGGGCGCTGTTGTCCCGGGCAACCATCGATCAAGCGAAGGGGATCCTGATGGCGGTCTACGGGCTGGAGGCCGACGCGGCGTTCGCGATGCTCACCTGGCACTCGCGCAACAGCAGAGTTCCGTTGCGTGTCCTCGCGGAGCACTTCGTGGCAGCGGTGCGCCAGCGGCAAGGCGGACAGCTCGAACCGGTCACGACCGACGCGCTGCTGGTCGACATCGCCGCCGGGCTCCGGAGCGGCAACTACACGGCTTGA
- a CDS encoding SDR family oxidoreductase: MPTAIVTGSDSGIGKATAVALANDGFDVGVTWHSDSEGAEQTAKEVRSLGRRAEVRQLDLLDLPAAADVIDDLADTLGGVDVLVANSGTGTSELAVELSFDDWRKVLSVDLDGAFLCLQRAARRMIQQGRGGRLIAVTSVHEHQPRVGSAPYDAAKGGLGLLIKTLALELGEYGITANAVAPGEIATPMTGQEDEDPRGTKRPGVPLGRPGDAREIAAVIAFLASPGAAYVTGASIAADGGMLNMGPMAGSHLTSDDWRRP; the protein is encoded by the coding sequence ATGCCTACAGCGATAGTCACCGGTTCTGACAGCGGTATCGGCAAGGCGACCGCGGTCGCGCTGGCCAACGACGGCTTCGACGTCGGAGTGACCTGGCACAGCGACTCCGAGGGCGCCGAGCAGACAGCCAAGGAGGTTCGGTCGCTCGGCCGCCGCGCCGAGGTGCGGCAGCTTGATCTGCTCGATCTGCCTGCGGCCGCTGACGTCATCGACGACCTGGCCGACACGCTGGGCGGTGTCGACGTGCTGGTCGCCAACAGCGGAACCGGCACCAGCGAACTGGCCGTGGAGCTGTCCTTCGACGACTGGCGGAAAGTGTTGTCGGTCGATCTCGACGGAGCCTTCCTCTGCCTGCAGAGGGCCGCCCGCCGGATGATCCAGCAGGGCCGTGGTGGCCGGCTGATCGCGGTGACGAGCGTGCACGAGCACCAGCCACGGGTCGGCTCGGCGCCGTACGACGCGGCCAAGGGCGGCCTCGGCCTGCTGATCAAGACGCTGGCGCTGGAACTGGGGGAGTACGGGATCACCGCGAACGCGGTGGCGCCTGGTGAGATCGCCACCCCGATGACCGGCCAGGAAGACGAGGATCCGCGCGGTACGAAACGTCCCGGCGTACCGCTCGGCCGGCCCGGCGACGCGCGTGAGATCGCGGCCGTGATCGCCTTCCTGGCCTCACCGGGTGCTGCTTATGTGACCGGCGCGAGCATCGCCGCCGACGGCGGGATGCTCAACATGGGCCCGATGGCAGGCAGCCACCTCACCTCCGACGACTGGCGCCGCCCCTGA
- a CDS encoding HemK2/MTQ2 family protein methyltransferase translates to MKLLTLPGVFAPISDSWMLAEAIREENIGPGSLALDVCTGSGVLALTAAACGATTTAVDVSRRALLTVKLNARRSGVRVRTRRGRTFAPVAGERFDLIVSNPPYVPSPRPDVPRRGPSRAWEAGHDGRIVLDNLCDQAPEHLRPSGTLLLVHSSLIGTDTTVNRLEQAGLTEVEVRSRRRGPLGPLMRAQQQAGTIPADIDEEEVVIIRAKADRS, encoded by the coding sequence ATGAAGCTGCTGACCTTGCCGGGGGTGTTCGCCCCGATCTCCGACTCCTGGATGCTGGCCGAAGCCATCCGCGAGGAGAACATCGGTCCGGGCTCACTGGCGCTCGATGTCTGCACCGGCAGTGGGGTTCTCGCCCTCACCGCGGCGGCCTGCGGTGCGACGACGACGGCCGTCGACGTGTCCCGCCGCGCACTCCTCACCGTGAAGCTGAACGCGAGGCGATCGGGTGTGCGCGTCCGGACGCGCCGCGGGCGAACCTTCGCACCCGTGGCGGGCGAGCGGTTCGACCTGATCGTGAGCAACCCGCCGTACGTGCCGTCCCCGAGACCCGACGTCCCGCGCCGCGGGCCGAGTCGCGCGTGGGAGGCCGGTCACGACGGCCGGATCGTCCTCGACAACCTCTGCGATCAGGCGCCTGAGCACCTGCGACCCAGCGGAACCCTGCTCCTCGTGCACTCCTCCCTGATCGGAACCGACACGACCGTGAACCGGCTCGAGCAAGCCGGGCTCACCGAGGTCGAGGTGCGCAGCCGCCGCCGAGGACCGCTCGGACCGCTGATGCGCGCCCAGCAGCAGGCCGGCACGATCCCCGCCGACATCGACGAGGAAGAAGTCGTGATCATCCGCGCGAAAGCCGACCGCTCTTGA
- a CDS encoding serine hydrolase domain-containing protein translates to MGIQEQIQREIDRLVDAGIETGVQVAVYRDGELVVDAVAGTADAGTGRPLTSRTPIFSFSTAKNVAATLAHLLVARGDLDYDTPVTDVWPEFGVRGKATATLRHVLTHTVGLPAMPPEITPRELPDWSTVCASLAAAEPRWRPGAAMGYHSYTFGYLVGELARRATGQPVHELLHEWITAPLGIEGQLYFAVPHEVLPDLARLEQQPEQWPADPEDDDPILAPWESRPSAELGNDAEILGADIPSVGTATAYGLATMYNAVLQGKLFDPALLTEIAFEGTDEVFGTPARMTLGYPIGRIGAPAEENSTAFGWPGGGGSYAYADPVRGVAFALTKTRLTPSFDAALSVTEILADHLAADH, encoded by the coding sequence ATGGGCATACAGGAGCAGATCCAGCGCGAGATCGACAGGCTGGTCGACGCTGGGATCGAGACCGGTGTGCAGGTTGCTGTGTATCGCGACGGCGAGCTGGTCGTCGATGCGGTGGCCGGTACGGCGGACGCGGGTACCGGGCGGCCGCTGACCTCCCGTACGCCGATCTTCAGCTTCTCCACGGCCAAGAATGTGGCGGCCACCCTCGCGCACCTGCTCGTCGCGCGCGGTGATCTGGACTACGACACTCCGGTGACCGACGTGTGGCCCGAATTCGGCGTACGGGGCAAGGCGACCGCGACGCTGCGGCACGTGCTCACCCACACCGTGGGTCTTCCGGCGATGCCACCCGAGATCACGCCGCGCGAACTTCCCGACTGGTCCACGGTCTGTGCGTCGCTGGCCGCCGCCGAACCGCGCTGGCGACCGGGTGCGGCCATGGGCTATCACTCCTACACCTTCGGCTATCTCGTCGGCGAGCTCGCCCGCCGCGCGACCGGGCAACCAGTGCACGAACTACTTCACGAGTGGATCACCGCGCCCCTCGGCATCGAGGGGCAGCTGTACTTCGCCGTACCGCACGAAGTACTGCCGGATTTGGCGCGCCTGGAGCAGCAACCCGAGCAGTGGCCTGCCGATCCCGAGGACGACGATCCGATCCTGGCGCCCTGGGAGAGCCGGCCCAGCGCCGAGCTCGGCAACGACGCCGAGATCCTCGGTGCCGACATACCGTCGGTGGGCACCGCCACGGCGTACGGTCTCGCCACGATGTACAACGCCGTCCTCCAGGGCAAACTCTTCGACCCCGCACTCCTGACGGAGATCGCGTTCGAGGGCACGGACGAGGTCTTCGGTACGCCGGCGCGCATGACGCTCGGCTATCCGATCGGGAGAATCGGCGCCCCCGCCGAGGAGAACTCGACAGCCTTCGGATGGCCCGGCGGCGGCGGAAGTTACGCCTACGCGGACCCGGTCCGGGGAGTCGCCTTCGCCCTCACCAAAACCCGCCTCACGCCGAGCTTCGACGCTGCCCTGTCAGTCACCGAAATCCTCGCCGATCACCTCGCCGCCGACCACTGA
- a CDS encoding acyltransferase family protein, whose translation MVKAEGNRIAWADVAKGICILLVVLWHVIMKHYLQLDWHIGGRARGLWGTLGEQLLPLRMPLFFAVSGFFAVRAVHRPWSAVARTKVAKFSYLYVLWLVVHTAVLALVPDFATERADGALKFLAQLTITPSNLWYLYALALYFVIAKATRRVPPWVVLGPAFVLSATASAGLLDVPGDRGGVYQNLVFFLAGLYGKGLIEDLAARASWRRLFLIGTPYVVLLAVIAVFDAKTWFGLWPLVSAVAIVLGVTAAGLVSRWERLATALTSIGRRTLPIYVMHLPLLALTHAALIKPLSSAGPAIQWTAAIAEPVLLTALLTYLCLLLHRHLPDVLFDLPFATRTSAAVEPARAEASAS comes from the coding sequence ATGGTGAAGGCGGAGGGGAACCGGATCGCGTGGGCGGATGTTGCCAAGGGCATCTGCATCCTGCTGGTCGTGTTGTGGCACGTGATCATGAAGCACTATCTGCAGCTCGACTGGCACATCGGTGGCCGGGCGCGGGGTCTGTGGGGAACGCTCGGCGAGCAGCTGCTGCCGCTGCGGATGCCCTTGTTCTTCGCGGTTTCCGGGTTCTTCGCCGTCCGCGCGGTTCACCGTCCCTGGTCGGCAGTGGCCCGCACCAAGGTGGCGAAATTCTCCTACCTCTACGTCCTCTGGCTGGTCGTCCACACCGCCGTCCTCGCCCTCGTGCCGGACTTCGCCACCGAGCGTGCGGACGGCGCGCTGAAGTTCCTTGCCCAGTTGACGATCACGCCGTCGAACCTTTGGTACCTGTACGCCCTCGCGCTCTACTTCGTGATCGCCAAGGCGACCCGCCGCGTGCCGCCCTGGGTGGTGCTCGGCCCGGCCTTCGTCTTGTCGGCAACGGCTTCGGCCGGATTGCTCGACGTGCCCGGCGACCGCGGCGGCGTCTACCAGAACCTGGTCTTCTTCCTCGCCGGCCTCTACGGCAAAGGCTTGATCGAGGACCTGGCAGCCCGGGCAAGCTGGCGACGACTGTTCCTGATCGGTACGCCGTACGTCGTGCTGCTCGCCGTGATCGCGGTCTTCGACGCGAAGACCTGGTTCGGCCTGTGGCCGCTGGTGAGCGCGGTGGCGATCGTCCTCGGCGTCACGGCCGCCGGTCTGGTGTCCCGCTGGGAACGCCTCGCCACAGCACTCACCAGCATCGGCCGCCGGACTCTCCCGATCTACGTCATGCACCTGCCCCTGCTGGCCTTGACCCACGCGGCCCTGATCAAACCCCTGTCGTCGGCAGGCCCAGCCATCCAATGGACCGCCGCGATCGCAGAGCCGGTCCTACTCACGGCCCTCCTGACCTACCTCTGCCTCTTGCTCCACCGCCACCTCCCCGACGTCCTCTTCGACCTCCCCTTCGCGACCCGCACCTCCGCCGCGGTCGAGCCGGCGCGCGCCGAAGCGTCGGCCTCTTGA
- a CDS encoding pyridoxamine 5'-phosphate oxidase family protein has product MDKTPTPPQASLGPFSAPGADLTPWEETELALRRIQKFQLCTVRRDGRPHVTPLLAVWTLGAMWFTTGADEQKARNLAANQHCVITAGTETLTGTDYVIEGTASLITDQSTKEAVATAFEDAYGWQVTREDGTWYELTDAVRSGDAQLYRIQPDKAFAFTTGSRSSQTRYDWT; this is encoded by the coding sequence GTGGACAAGACCCCGACACCACCTCAAGCGAGCCTTGGTCCGTTCTCGGCGCCCGGCGCCGACCTGACGCCTTGGGAGGAGACCGAGCTCGCCCTGCGCCGGATCCAGAAGTTCCAGCTCTGCACCGTACGCCGTGACGGCCGCCCGCACGTCACACCGTTGCTGGCGGTCTGGACGCTCGGGGCGATGTGGTTCACCACCGGCGCCGACGAACAGAAAGCCAGGAATCTCGCGGCCAACCAGCACTGTGTGATCACCGCGGGAACGGAAACCCTGACCGGCACCGATTACGTCATCGAAGGCACGGCAAGCCTGATCACCGACCAGTCCACCAAAGAAGCGGTGGCCACTGCTTTTGAGGATGCCTACGGCTGGCAGGTCACCCGTGAAGACGGAACCTGGTACGAACTGACGGACGCCGTCCGCAGCGGGGACGCTCAGCTTTACCGGATCCAGCCGGACAAAGCCTTCGCCTTCACCACCGGCAGCAGATCCTCCCAGACCCGCTACGACTGGACCTGA
- a CDS encoding GAF and ANTAR domain-containing protein encodes MELRELIAVMTDVAETLQLPIDLTDALAVITRSAAESVPGVDHVSISVTARNHQIQTLAPTDPVAVRADELQYTLREGPCYEAVHGRPVVQVDDLATDPRWPSYGAQAACLFGLGSQLAFQFEAAPHVRGALNLYFDRPSAIDPETRQFGMMFARLVALALGWARQGETMTRALQSRTTIGQAVGILMERYRLDDDRAFSFLVRLSQSTNVKLHDVAAGIITDTVNHAG; translated from the coding sequence ATGGAGCTGCGCGAACTCATCGCCGTGATGACGGACGTCGCCGAGACGCTGCAGTTACCGATCGACCTGACCGATGCCCTCGCCGTGATCACCCGCTCGGCGGCGGAGTCCGTTCCCGGGGTCGATCACGTCAGCATCTCGGTGACGGCGAGGAATCACCAGATCCAGACACTGGCCCCCACTGATCCGGTGGCCGTCCGTGCCGACGAACTGCAGTACACACTGCGGGAAGGTCCGTGTTACGAGGCGGTCCACGGCCGGCCGGTCGTCCAGGTGGACGACCTCGCCACCGACCCGCGCTGGCCGAGCTACGGAGCCCAGGCGGCCTGCCTGTTCGGGCTGGGATCGCAGCTGGCCTTCCAGTTCGAGGCCGCACCACACGTCCGGGGCGCACTGAACCTGTACTTCGACCGTCCGTCCGCGATCGACCCCGAAACCCGCCAGTTCGGCATGATGTTCGCCCGGCTGGTCGCGCTCGCGCTCGGCTGGGCCCGGCAAGGCGAGACGATGACCCGGGCGCTGCAGTCGCGCACCACGATCGGGCAGGCCGTCGGCATCCTGATGGAGCGCTACCGGCTGGACGACGACCGCGCCTTCTCCTTCCTGGTCCGCCTGTCCCAGTCGACCAACGTCAAACTCCACGACGTCGCCGCCGGCATCATCACCGACACCGTCAACCACGCCGGCTGA
- a CDS encoding endonuclease/exonuclease/phosphatase family protein: MRFLTWNVGGRFDDHWPRRHRAIVDAIHAQSVDFVALQETWSADGTSQADMLGAELRMSSTFAPSRMPRDPDPGVQLGLAVLSRYPFLGIERHPLAGDTIAVRAEIRLGDRSLHFLTTCLDWDEDHDAQRAEQAGALLELVEKLSAVGDKVFVAGNLNAPPDRPEFMRLLSVLHDCSPDDTSYSSHNPYLGQGDWLEDQRIDYVLSADTPSRYRSWLAGLNEDGGLPPSDHYAVVADIAVTD, encoded by the coding sequence ATGCGTTTCCTGACCTGGAACGTGGGGGGACGGTTCGACGACCACTGGCCGCGGCGGCATCGCGCGATCGTGGATGCGATCCATGCGCAGAGTGTCGACTTCGTGGCGCTCCAGGAGACCTGGTCCGCGGACGGTACCAGTCAGGCGGACATGCTCGGGGCCGAGCTGAGGATGTCGTCGACGTTCGCCCCGTCGCGGATGCCGCGCGACCCGGATCCCGGCGTACAGCTCGGTCTCGCGGTTCTGAGCCGGTACCCGTTCCTCGGGATCGAGCGACACCCCTTGGCGGGCGACACGATCGCCGTACGGGCGGAGATACGTCTCGGTGATCGCAGCCTGCATTTCCTCACCACGTGTCTGGACTGGGACGAAGACCACGACGCGCAGCGCGCTGAGCAAGCCGGTGCGCTGCTGGAACTGGTCGAGAAGCTGTCGGCGGTGGGCGACAAGGTGTTCGTGGCAGGCAATCTGAACGCCCCACCTGATCGGCCCGAGTTCATGCGGCTGCTCTCGGTGCTGCACGACTGCTCACCGGACGACACCAGCTACAGCTCACACAACCCGTATCTCGGTCAGGGGGACTGGCTCGAGGATCAACGGATCGACTATGTCCTGTCCGCGGACACACCCAGCCGGTACCGGTCGTGGCTGGCGGGACTGAACGAGGACGGCGGCCTGCCGCCGTCGGACCACTACGCGGTGGTGGCCGACATCGCCGTCACCGACTGA